One bacterium genomic window carries:
- the rpsL gene encoding 30S ribosomal protein S12, with product MPTINQLVRKPRRVVTTKSKAPALKRAPQRRGVCVKVYTVTPKKPNSALRKVAKVRLTTGQEVICYIPGEGHSLQEHSIVLVQGGRVKDLPGVKYHIIRGTRDTTGVEGRKQSRSRYGVKRPKKA from the coding sequence ATGCCAACAATAAATCAACTTGTAAGAAAACCGCGACGAGTAGTTACAACAAAATCTAAAGCGCCAGCTTTAAAAAGAGCTCCACAAAGAAGAGGAGTATGCGTAAAGGTGTATACGGTAACTCCGAAAAAGCCTAATTCTGCATTGAGAAAGGTAGCAAAGGTCAGGCTTACGACGGGACAGGAAGTTATATGTTATATACCGGGAGAAGGGCATTCATTACAGGAACACTCGATTGTATTAGTTCAGGGTGGAAGGGTAAAAGATTTGCCGGGAGTAAAATATCATATAATAAGGGGAACAAGGGATACTACGGGAGTTGAAGGAAGAAAACAATCACGTTCTCGTTATGGTGTGAAGAGGCCGAAGAAGGCGTAG